The window TATAGAAGGAATAGAAAATATCCAATGGACAAACAAAAGCCAATGAATCGTATACATCATTTGCAAGTGTTGAATTTGCAGGTGACTCTGCCATAACCAGAATTTGCCCTCATGAATCTCAAAGCTGTCAGGAGGACACTCCTTTGGGAACCCATCAAGGCCCAGTTCATGCGTGTGACCACACTGATTGCATTGTAAGGGAACTCAATGCTGTTATAGGAATTGAGGAGAGCAGTTGTTCCTTCCCTCAGGAGAGTCCTGTACGGGTCACCTCTCCCTTGCAAGCCTTGCCATAATGTCATATCTGTTCCGTATCTTCTAGCCGCGAGCAACCCGAAGACAACAGCTACCTTCATGTCAGGACTCACTGCCCTCCAGTAGCATTTGTACTCTGGCATAGTCCAGCTCCTGAAGAATTACTTGCTCTTGTTAGTGGAAACATAGATCATGCAAGTCTACCCTATTTGAAGTCCCATTGGAATGGTATGAATTTCTAATAACCAAAACAATGAGTCCTTGATAATGAACTTACTGGTGTGGACATGCTGATGCTTCTAGGATGGGAACTGGTGACATAGGAGGCAGTGGAGGCAGTGGAGGCATTCGAGGAAGCCTGAAAGCAGGGGGAGGTGTTGTAGGAGTTACTGGAGGCCTTACAGGTGTTACAGGTGTTACAGGTGCAGGCACTGGGTTCACAGACCTTGGACAAAAAGACATGGAGGCTGAAGGCTCAGTTAGCAAAGAATCCACCGCGTAAAACTCCATATCAAACATCCTGAACGTTAGTCTAAGCTTTTGGGCAGGACCAGCTGCTGCACCACAGGCATTTGAACCCTGACCACTGCTTGAAACCTGAGCATAACAATTGCTCAAATCTGGGCTGCCATCAAACGTCATTACATAGTTTCCAAACCAATTTGTGGTCTCTTCCCTTGACATTGTGATTTGACCACTAGCATCAGCACAGGTCATTGTAACTTTAATTCCTGCAGAAACAACATTGTCAAATGATTACTAGGAAACACAAGGAAGTGGATAGAAGAAATTTAGCTGATGACCGCAGTGGATCTTCATCTCACCATAAATGGGATAGTCAAAAAGGGATACTTGGCCATCCTTGCATTGGTCACAAAAGACAGTGCCGGTGACTGTGGCATCAGCTTGAATTCCACCAATGGCTGcagcaaaaataagaaaaacacagAAAAGAAGTTTGTGTGACCAATCCATGTTCCTTGATAGATACAGGAAACACAACCAAGATTTAAGGAGAAGAATATAAAGGCTTGATGTTATGAACACCGCAGCAATTGTCAAGAAAAAGAAGTAAATGAGGAGAGATGTCATTAACTCCCCAACTGCCTGTATTTATaagatgttgaaaaaaaaaacaatttaaacgaAGAGAACAGGTAGTAGTACGGACAGCCTATTTAAGACTAGCGATGATAAAGGATACCTTTGTCATATGGCATGGGGGCAGGTCCCCTGATTTATTGCTACACGCAGATTCTGATGTTCTGGGAGTTCCCATTTGGAACCTTCGTTGTCCAAATTTACAGTATCTACCGAGAAACTACTTGATCGGTTGAGAGTTTAATCCTGGTACTCGAAAGATTAATGTTGTTGAGGCTTTGGTTGGATCATATAGAATGAAACCAGCTCAATTAAGTTCTCTTAGAAGTCCAGCAAATATGATGCCTAGAACCCATATTCAGGGGAGGACCTCCCAGGAGTCCAGGCTCTACTATACTAGCTCCACCGCTCGTATCATCATCATGACATAGAACTATGTTGtgtcgtgtgtgtgtgtgtgtgtatggtGTTACATAGTATTGGACTTAACTTTGAGGAGTTGGTTTGTTAGGAAGTGAGTTTGCGTCCTCTTTATCATCTGGGGTTTGAATTCAACAAGATActacatgattattttttatatacatatatttttttatgtcattttaatatgttgatgttataaataaattttattttaatatatttttaaataaaatatattttaaaaatcaactattaTCATGAGCTcagaaacattaatttaattctttaaaaataaaacaattcaaaaaaatacttgaaaaacaaaaactaccacCATTTTAAAACCAGCAGTGGTAAATTTAGAAGGGATGAGAAGAAAGAGTTCTGTACTTAAATGCATTCAATACCCTCCTCTAACTGAGTGGCATTCTAGCCGTCCTTACCTAACTCATTCATGGCAGAATCACTTACATTATAGACACTTGATACGTGGTAAGCTACACGGACGTTATCTTCTGACACTCTTGGCGGTGGAGGAAGATGTTAGCTAGCCGTTAAAGTAGACAGAAGCATTGATTGAGTTGTGCAATATACCCTCGTGCCAATGTAGAGGAAAGccatttcccttttcttttcaactacAACGCAGTTACATTGCATTGGATGCCGCCGTATTGATGCCAAAATTTTCTATCTTGTTCAACAGGCCTTTACCTTTGTCATATGTGCCTGAGAGGACTCGTGCGTGCCAACTTTCATCTTGCAAACTAGCTTTGCCCTTTATTGTAAAGGCCCTGCCCGCATACAATCCCGTGTCCCTGTCTCCACAAACTTGGAATACGATTCATTATTTTATGGAGCTGTGGACGTCCCACGCGATCTATTTTGACCGCAAGGTGGAGAAACCTCAGAAGCAAGCATCGACAGTCTCATATGCGGCCTTTCTTTGAGGAATAAAATTGGCAGTGGTGGGCGGGTTCAACAATTCGAAACACCCCACAACTTGGAATTTTCATCTTTAGTCTTTGTTCGATCTCTCTGCACTTGCTAATTTAGAGATAAGATCATATGATTCTAAATGACCCGTTTTCTGTCTAGAACAAGCTCCGATGTGTGTTTGACATATGATCAAGAAGTGTCCTAGTTGATATGGACGCCAGCACTCCTTTTCTGCGTGCCCACGCTCTGTAGTAGAACTCATCCAAATACTATACACGTCCATTTTTAGCTGGAGAAGCTGGAGAATCCAAGGTCTCTAAGACGTACCTCTACCAGAGGCAAAAGAACAATCAAACTTGAGCTTATTTTCAGCATGTCAATGTCATTCGTGCATCTCACTTTTAACCAGTTAAGAAGCCCTAAAACCTCTAACAACAGAATTCACAGCTGCAGTTCTGTCATAGTATAATCAAGACAGATCTAGAAAAAATGCGTTATAATATCACCGGTCTTACATGGGACTAGTGAAAAATGAATGCCTTGTTCATTTAAGGTACTAGAAATATAGACGATGAGAAAAATCACGAGTGCCATTGCACCCGCAGACAGATTTCCAGTAATCAAAATCAGCACTAAGAATGAATagaaagggggaaaaaaagaacGAATAAGCAGTAATGTAATAACACATAATCCTGAAGTTCAATCCCAGCTATAAAACAAGCTAAAGTGGCAAACCAGAGTCAATTACTTGTATGCCTACCAAAATTGTCTTAACATCGTGTTCAAGAGTAATATGAGTCACGGCATAACTCGCATGGATACAATTGGACAAAACAGAAGACCTTGGACtaccaataaataaaatgttcctactcttttctttttctcaatcCTCAGCTTTTTAATTTGCAAAAATTCATCTTCAATTTCCTTCAGCAGCTGCATCTTCAATGGCAGGCCCATCCTCAGCAATGCTTCCATTCTCAGTTGTCCCAGAACTGCATCAAACAAACATTAATTTCACAAAATTAAGCAGTTCATTACAGGGCAATTCCTACATAATCAATGACATGATAAGATAATACCTAAAGCTCTAAACTTTCACATTTGATTTGAAATAGCTCTCATTCAATATAATTTGTGTCGGACAACAGCTATAATCAAACAAACACTGGAAACAGAAACCATATAATAGGCGAAGTACTTTTCCAGTAGATTTTGTTGTCTGATATGCTAACACCAGTTAATATGTAGAAACAATTTTAGGAAGCAAGAAATCCATCCAACATACCTGGCATGACTAGAATATCCTGAGTGAGTCGTGATAAAGCAAATATATCAACCACTTTATCATGAAATCAAAAGTAAGGCCAATTCAGATGCATGCGTAATCCAAGTTCTTAGGAATAAAAGATTCCCTTGATTCATACATGATTTCCCATATCAGAAATCAAGACTTGTAATTCGCACAACAATCTCAATGACTTCTCTCAAGTTACAAAGAGAATCAGTTTTAAGATAAAAGCAATCACATAAAGTTCAGTAGCTTTGTTCCAACTTAGCAAGGCAGGACAGGAGAACAGCACGAGGCATTATCTAATCAGATTCACATAGCGTATTAAAATATTGGAAGAGCACAACAGCTCTCAAAAACCAAGACGACAATATAACCATAACGAGCTATCTTATCAGGTTAAGATAACTACCGACAGAGTTAGTAAATAATCCTCAGGTAGTATTCCCTAAGCACGCACAATTCAAGAGATACAATTACCTCCCTCGTAATCAAGATAATCCCTCATAATTAAGATGATCAACTCCAATTCTACCCCAGTAGACAAATAATACACCGCGCacgaaagaaaatcaaatatacCATCTAAACTAGACTGACATCTCCTAAGCAAAAGAGATCTAAATACAAATCACTAATCAGCCAACAAATCAATCAAAGAGCTTGTAAAACAAACCTCTGTGGACGCGAACCAGAATCGGTAACATCAGGCTTCCTCCAACTTCTCTCGTTACCGGAACCTCCACCAATAATCCCAAATCCCTTTCTTCCAAAGGAATCCCCTCTCTCCACATCCTTATTTCTCTCACTGCTAATTTTCACGGCCTCCAACTTCTCATCAATCTCCTTATAATCCATCCCTTTCTCCTTCAACACCTCCTCTCTTGGCCTTGCATCTCCAAACGGACTTGGCCCTTTAGGTTTCCCCGCCACCTCATTCCCATTACTCACTGGAAAAGTTTTTGGCTGCAACTTCAGTTTCGGCCTCTCACCAGCACTACCATTGTTAAGACTCTCATCTTTCTTCCTCCCCCAATTATCCGAATCGGCAGCAGCACCAATACCACCACTAAACCCATGTCTTTCTCTCGATAAGGAATCAAAACTCCCTCTCCTCTCATATCCACCATTATTCACTCCACCAAATCTCCTTGGCCCATCATTCGCTGTCTTATTAGAAACCCAGTTCTCTGATTCATCAGCCTTAGACTGAGAATCGAAAAAAGAAGATCCCCTCTCCCTATCCCTATCCCTCCTCTCATACCCACTCCCCACCGGGGATTTCTTCGTTTTCGACCAATCATCAATCTCATCTGCTCGCGACGGAGCAAATTCCCTGCTCGACTCCCTATTAGAAACCCTAGAATTCCcattaccaccaccaccaccaccaccccaCCTCGAATTAGACTCTTCCCCTCCGTTACGATAATTCAAACCATACGATTTAAACCCGCCGCCGATGCGGGCCCGGTCGAGCTCTTCAGCGGAGCGTTCGCGGGGTCTAGTTGGGAGATTGAGGAGATCAGGCTCATGACTTTGCTTAGCCGATGGATAATTAGAAAGTTCAGCTAAAGtgagggttttgttttttttctttttgggttgTTTAGTGGCGGCGGCTAAAGAAGGGAATTCAGCGGTGCCACCGAGTGGTTCAGTGGGTGCTCGTTGGGAATTCTGTTGTTCTTGTTGGAGTTCAGCTTCGTGTTCTTCGGCGTCTAAGGCCCACGCGCCGGGTTTGCCCCAAGGAGAAGAAGCTTTTTCCGCCATGATGGTGTTGCTGCTGTTTTTCGCTCAGATACTTGTGGTCTCTCTGAAGAGGTTTTGGTTTTGAGGATTTAAGATTGCGTGCGTTGGCAGCAGAGAGGGGAATATAATGGGCTGAAGGGGGTGGATTTGATCGGACAGTGGAGAATGGGTGTTGGAGACTCTTTGAGTATTTGATGGTGGGGATTAGTTCATAGTTTTAGAAATATTACgtgtatttttcaataaaatctaaactcttaaaaatagttgtttttttataagtacattattttttatattttttaaagatatttattttttataatttcattatttaaatttGTGCATAGTACATAATTACTTAACCAAACCAAGGAAGTATTTTTACCGCGTAAAACAGTCgtaaattaatacatttttaatatatatatatatatacacacacacacacatatataattgATAGGTCAGATTCATTTTATGAGTatagatatataaattaaaaaaatcatgtaaatttatagatagaaaaaaatataaaatattttacatgtatctttgaaaaatattaaaataatgttaatcTGGGACACATCAAGTGTTTAATCTTtcctagctttttttttttatttctttttactcCAATGCTTCTTTAAGATCTTTGATCAATGGCTACGAAGATATCTTTGTCGATCCTTTGATGACTACGACGAGATCCGGTCCGTCCTCTTTATCCAAGAAGAAATGTTCTCCAACATTGGAGTTCACAAATATTTTGGTACGCTTCAAAGGATGTAATACAAGATTCACTGTAATAGAGAAGAGAAATACCAGCGAAGAGATTATGGAACTCTATTATAGCTTGATCTGTCAATTTTTCCTTTAGAAGGTATGTCGAGCTCTGTGGAGAAATGgcaatatttcaaaattttactaCCTATAAATCAATCATAAATACACACACTtacaaagaaaatcaacaaGGAATTCACATGAAGAAAATACACGCACCAAAATGTACAAGTGCCATCCATGATGGGCAAAGTAAGATCATGGACCTGGCCCAACAACTTTCCTTGCACTGGTTTTGATTCCACGCCGCCATGCATGTTCAAAGTTTCAGAAAAGTTTGAGCATTTCAGGTGAGAATGACTCTTTCCATTGAGGGCCACCTTTCACATGTGTCAAGAAATGATATCCATAGAAGCAGCTCAGTATTGATAC of the Populus nigra chromosome 7, ddPopNigr1.1, whole genome shotgun sequence genome contains:
- the LOC133698654 gene encoding uncharacterized protein LOC133698654, which produces MDWSHKLLFCVFLIFAAAIGGIQADATVTGTVFCDQCKDGQVSLFDYPIYGIKVTMTCADASGQITMSREETTNWFGNYVMTFDGSPDLSNCYAQVSSSGQGSNACGAAAGPAQKLRLTFRMFDMEFYAVDSLLTEPSASMSFCPRSVNPVPAPVTPVTPVRPPVTPTTPPPAFRLPRMPPLPPLPPMSPVPILEASACPHQSWTMPEYKCYWRAVSPDMKVAVVFGLLAARRYGTDMTLWQGLQGRGDPYRTLLREGTTALLNSYNSIEFPYNAISVVTRMNWALMGSQRSVLLTALRFMRANSGYGRVTCKFNTCK
- the LOC133698653 gene encoding eukaryotic translation initiation factor 4B3-like — translated: MAEKASSPWGKPGAWALDAEEHEAELQQEQQNSQRAPTEPLGGTAEFPSLAAATKQPKKKKNKTLTLAELSNYPSAKQSHEPDLLNLPTRPRERSAEELDRARIGGGFKSYGLNYRNGGEESNSRWGGGGGGGNGNSRVSNRESSREFAPSRADEIDDWSKTKKSPVGSGYERRDRDRERGSSFFDSQSKADESENWVSNKTANDGPRRFGGVNNGGYERRGSFDSLSRERHGFSGGIGAAADSDNWGRKKDESLNNGSAGERPKLKLQPKTFPVSNGNEVAGKPKGPSPFGDARPREEVLKEKGMDYKEIDEKLEAVKISSERNKDVERGDSFGRKGFGIIGGGSGNERSWRKPDVTDSGSRPQSSGTTENGSIAEDGPAIEDAAAEGN